A single Fodinicurvata sp. EGI_FJ10296 DNA region contains:
- the plsX gene encoding phosphate acyltransferase PlsX, with protein MSAGIENNNDTYSGADTSLTVALDAMGGDNAPECVISGAEIALSRYPDISFLIFGDEKRLRPLIDSRQALAAVSQIRHTDEFVTNDAKPSVALRSGRQSSMRLAIDAVSAGEASCVVSAGNTGALMAMAKYVLKTLPGIDRPAIAAIIPTQKGESVLLDLGANVECKSGHLAQFAVMGALFSKAVLGTRTPTIGLLNVGAEALKGSEVVREAAAILQECPLPGRFDGFVEGNDITAGVVDVVVTDGFTGNVALKTAEGTAKLYAEWMKQTLQSSLMARIGYLFARSAFRKLRVRADPRRYNGAMFLGLRGICVKSHGGTDATGFANAIGVAADLAQNSFNAKVIEEFQRGDFGSLIDSNGAAKEGVASVGSADVAAG; from the coding sequence ATGTCGGCAGGAATCGAAAACAACAATGATACATATTCGGGTGCGGATACGTCGCTGACCGTTGCACTGGATGCAATGGGTGGGGACAATGCACCCGAATGCGTAATTTCCGGTGCAGAGATCGCACTGAGCCGCTACCCGGATATTTCGTTCTTGATATTCGGCGACGAAAAGCGGCTGAGGCCGCTTATAGACAGCCGACAGGCTTTAGCCGCGGTGTCGCAGATTCGGCACACCGACGAATTTGTCACCAATGACGCGAAACCGTCAGTCGCGTTGCGTAGCGGTCGCCAGTCGAGCATGCGGCTTGCGATCGATGCGGTCAGCGCGGGCGAGGCATCGTGCGTCGTTTCCGCCGGTAATACCGGTGCGTTGATGGCGATGGCAAAGTATGTGCTAAAGACATTGCCCGGCATCGACCGTCCGGCCATCGCGGCAATCATACCAACGCAAAAGGGCGAGAGCGTCCTTCTCGACCTTGGCGCGAACGTCGAATGCAAATCGGGCCATCTTGCCCAATTCGCTGTCATGGGCGCCTTGTTTTCAAAGGCCGTCCTTGGAACCCGCACGCCGACGATCGGCCTTCTCAATGTTGGGGCCGAAGCCCTGAAGGGATCAGAGGTCGTCCGGGAGGCCGCCGCGATTCTCCAGGAGTGCCCGCTTCCCGGTCGATTCGACGGATTCGTTGAAGGCAACGATATTACCGCCGGTGTCGTGGACGTCGTGGTGACGGATGGTTTTACCGGCAATGTTGCCCTGAAGACGGCAGAGGGGACGGCAAAGCTCTATGCCGAGTGGATGAAACAGACGTTGCAATCGTCGCTGATGGCCAGGATTGGCTATCTGTTCGCCCGTAGTGCGTTCAGAAAACTTCGTGTCCGCGCGGACCCGCGGCGATATAATGGTGCGATGTTTCTTGGACTTCGGGGCATATGCGTCAAGAGCCATGGCGGAACCGACGCTACCGGCTTCGCAAACGCAATAGGAGTCGCGGCGGATTTGGCGCAGAACAGCTTCAATGCGAAAGTCATCGAAGAGTTTCAGCGTGGTGATTTTGGTTCTTTGATCGATTCCAATGGAGCCGCAAAAGAGGGTGTAGCGTCCGTCGGGTCTGCCGATGTGGCAGCGGGATAA
- a CDS encoding beta-ketoacyl-ACP synthase III, whose translation MTATRSRIIGVGSYLPEKILTNADMADIVDTSDDWIFQRTGIRQRHIAADSEMTSDLALSAARNALDAAGISGSELDLIVLATATPDQTFPATAVRVQSGLGMTRGMAYDVQAVCSGFVYALTLADNHIRLGQSRRALVIGAETFSRILDWDDRSTCVLFGDGAGAVVLAAETGFGTYDDFGILTTHLHSDGRYHDMLYVDGGPSSTGTAGKLRMQGREVFKHAVSKMSEVIDEALATTGFSPEEINWVVPHQANRRIIEATAKKLGIPMSRVVISVDRHANTSAASIPLALAEGVGDGRIRKGDLVLLEAMGGGFTWASALIRW comes from the coding sequence ATGACAGCAACGCGCTCTCGGATCATCGGCGTAGGAAGTTACCTGCCAGAGAAAATACTGACGAATGCCGACATGGCGGATATCGTCGACACATCGGATGACTGGATCTTTCAGAGAACCGGAATCCGGCAGCGGCATATCGCTGCAGATTCAGAAATGACGTCCGATCTGGCCTTGTCGGCCGCGCGAAACGCGCTGGACGCCGCGGGAATCTCCGGTAGCGAACTCGACCTCATCGTCTTGGCGACGGCGACGCCCGATCAAACCTTTCCGGCGACGGCAGTTCGTGTTCAGTCAGGCTTGGGAATGACCCGGGGAATGGCCTATGACGTTCAGGCTGTGTGCTCGGGCTTCGTTTATGCCTTGACTCTTGCCGACAATCACATCCGATTGGGACAGTCGCGTCGCGCGCTCGTCATCGGAGCAGAAACTTTCTCACGCATCCTCGACTGGGACGACCGCTCCACCTGCGTTCTGTTCGGAGACGGCGCCGGCGCCGTTGTTCTGGCCGCCGAAACCGGATTCGGCACCTACGACGACTTCGGAATTCTGACCACGCATCTTCATTCCGACGGACGTTACCATGACATGCTTTACGTCGATGGCGGCCCGTCATCGACCGGTACGGCCGGAAAACTCCGGATGCAAGGCCGCGAGGTCTTCAAGCACGCCGTCTCCAAGATGTCCGAGGTAATCGACGAAGCTCTGGCGACGACCGGATTTTCCCCTGAAGAAATCAATTGGGTTGTTCCCCACCAGGCAAATCGCCGGATAATCGAAGCTACCGCCAAAAAGCTGGGCATACCGATGAGTCGCGTCGTCATCTCGGTCGATCGCCATGCGAATACCTCCGCAGCCTCCATTCCGCTTGCTCTGGCAGAGGGTGTCGGCGACGGGCGCATTCGCAAAGGCGACCTGGTTCTCCTCGAAGCGATGGGTGGCGGATTTACCTGGGCGTCGGCCTTGATCCGCTGGTGA
- a CDS encoding ubiquinol-cytochrome C chaperone family protein, translated as MPDTIDGRFELVVLHVFLLLDRLQWRAEPEQKAEDVRGPRNSGADSRDADFAQALFDYMFADMDHNLREMGVGDMSVGKRVRKMGEAFYGRALSYQAALDGGDAESLDEALRRNLFGTVAEPTTEAIRMMADYVVEARVLLRRQEAADIRAAVIRFPAPPGEASS; from the coding sequence GTGCCGGATACGATCGACGGGCGGTTCGAATTGGTGGTGCTGCACGTGTTTCTGCTTCTCGACCGGTTGCAGTGGCGGGCAGAACCTGAACAGAAAGCCGAAGATGTGCGCGGGCCCCGGAACAGTGGCGCTGACAGCCGTGATGCCGACTTCGCGCAAGCCCTGTTTGATTACATGTTCGCCGATATGGACCACAATCTTCGTGAAATGGGCGTGGGCGATATGAGCGTTGGCAAGCGCGTCCGCAAGATGGGCGAGGCTTTCTACGGACGTGCATTGAGTTATCAAGCGGCGCTGGATGGGGGCGATGCGGAGTCCTTGGACGAGGCACTGCGCAGAAACCTTTTCGGGACCGTGGCAGAACCGACGACGGAGGCCATCAGGATGATGGCAGACTACGTTGTTGAGGCCCGTGTACTTCTGCGCCGGCAGGAGGCCGCCGACATCAGAGCGGCCGTCATCCGCTTTCCCGCACCGCCTGGCGAGGCCTCTTCATGA
- the rpmF gene encoding 50S ribosomal protein L32: MAVPKKKTSKSRRDMRRSHLGLKSVAVGECPNCGETKLPHHVCGSCGYYDGREVVSAAAEA, translated from the coding sequence ATGGCTGTTCCAAAGAAGAAGACCTCCAAATCCCGCCGGGACATGCGCCGGTCCCATCTTGGATTGAAATCCGTGGCCGTCGGCGAATGCCCGAATTGCGGAGAGACCAAACTTCCGCACCATGTGTGCGGTTCCTGCGGCTACTATGACGGCCGTGAGGTCGTTAGCGCAGCCGCTGAGGCTTGA
- the nusB gene encoding transcription antitermination factor NusB: protein MSKHRPSAKARRSAARLSAVQALYQVMLINSDVERVIGEFVHFRFGAQIDGDEYVSPDPQLFADIVRGTAQRSGELEPMVADAMSNSWSLDRVELLLKVILKSGTWELLENPLVSPGIIITEYVHVAQAFFGGKEPAMVNAVLDRLSRSIRPGEGAKADAAADLPPPLDNSADLATEFSPDNQQSHANPAGSSDVGEAPSGEQEETSSDAPDSFNDRAI, encoded by the coding sequence ATGTCTAAACATCGGCCATCAGCCAAAGCCCGGCGTTCGGCCGCCAGATTGTCGGCGGTCCAGGCACTCTACCAAGTCATGCTGATCAACTCGGATGTTGAGCGTGTGATCGGAGAATTCGTTCACTTTCGCTTTGGCGCCCAGATCGATGGCGATGAATACGTATCGCCGGACCCGCAGCTCTTCGCCGACATCGTTCGCGGAACGGCCCAGCGATCGGGTGAGTTGGAGCCGATGGTTGCCGATGCCATGAGCAATTCATGGTCGCTGGACCGCGTTGAACTTCTGCTCAAGGTCATCCTCAAGAGCGGCACCTGGGAACTGCTTGAAAACCCGCTGGTTTCGCCCGGCATCATCATCACTGAATATGTACATGTGGCGCAGGCGTTCTTCGGCGGGAAGGAGCCGGCAATGGTCAATGCCGTGCTCGACCGTTTGTCCCGATCCATTCGGCCGGGTGAGGGCGCAAAAGCCGATGCAGCGGCGGACTTGCCACCGCCGCTTGATAACAGCGCTGATCTCGCAACCGAATTTTCGCCCGACAATCAACAGTCCCACGCCAATCCGGCCGGCAGTTCTGATGTCGGCGAGGCCCCGTCTGGCGAGCAGGAGGAAACCTCATCCGATGCGCCCGACAGCTTCAACGACCGAGCGATCTAG
- a CDS encoding integration host factor subunit alpha — protein sequence MSETLTRAQLSEAVYEEVGLSRNESADLVETVLEEICQALERDDVVKISSFGSFSVRQKGERVGRNPKTGEEVPILPRRVLVFRASHVLKDRINSGRLAARLNGSSSAESRE from the coding sequence ATGTCTGAAACTTTGACGCGCGCGCAGCTCAGCGAAGCCGTTTACGAGGAAGTTGGACTTTCCCGCAACGAGTCCGCGGACCTCGTTGAGACGGTACTTGAAGAAATTTGCCAGGCGTTGGAGCGCGACGACGTTGTAAAAATTTCGTCCTTCGGAAGTTTTTCTGTCCGCCAGAAAGGTGAGCGCGTCGGCCGCAACCCCAAAACCGGGGAAGAAGTACCGATTCTGCCGCGGCGAGTGCTGGTATTCCGCGCAAGCCATGTCTTGAAAGACCGGATCAATTCCGGTCGCTTGGCCGCTCGCTTGAATGGTTCCTCTTCCGCGGAGTCGCGAGAGTGA
- a CDS encoding 2OG-Fe(II) oxygenase — translation MGKVLDTFLASLASSRHDGYPYDHWILAGCLPVETCEAIRSLPFPPPAIEDTEGKRDSHNESRQFISPNERREFPVLEDLSAALQSPHCIAALERTCGAQLEDTFLRIEYTQDTGGFWLGPHTDVGPKKFTMMIYLSDGPGSETWGTDVLDREHEIVKTVSSPYNAGMIFVPSDHSWHGFHRRQINGIRRSLIINYVTTEWRNTHELAYPDQTVTANGA, via the coding sequence ATGGGCAAAGTACTCGATACGTTTCTGGCGTCTCTGGCATCCAGTCGTCACGATGGGTACCCTTACGATCACTGGATTCTCGCCGGCTGCCTGCCGGTTGAGACCTGCGAAGCCATCAGAAGTCTGCCGTTTCCTCCGCCAGCGATCGAAGACACCGAGGGCAAGCGGGATTCCCATAACGAGTCGCGGCAGTTCATCAGCCCGAACGAACGGCGCGAATTTCCCGTGCTGGAGGATTTGTCGGCGGCACTCCAATCACCGCACTGCATTGCTGCGCTCGAACGGACCTGCGGCGCTCAACTGGAAGACACTTTTCTCCGGATTGAGTATACACAGGATACCGGCGGATTCTGGCTTGGTCCTCATACCGATGTAGGCCCGAAGAAATTCACCATGATGATCTATCTTTCCGATGGACCGGGGTCTGAGACCTGGGGCACTGATGTCCTGGACAGAGAGCATGAGATCGTCAAGACCGTTTCTTCTCCTTACAATGCCGGCATGATTTTTGTGCCGTCCGATCATTCGTGGCACGGTTTCCATCGCCGCCAGATAAATGGAATTCGTCGCAGTCTGATTATCAACTACGTGACGACTGAATGGCGTAACACACACGAACTGGCCTATCCGGATCAGACCGTAACCGCCAACGGTGCCTGA
- a CDS encoding mitochondrial fission ELM1 family protein, with the protein MSIVDDGRSRCWVITTGEAGMKSQALGLASAIGIDYEHKLAMIPAPWKWLPGYATLGVLSRARLDGVRPAPPWPDLLITCGGRPAILSVAIKRASRGRTLTVHVQDPRISPRYFDLVVPPKHDRLSGQNVLSTRGAVHLVTSERLAAARTAFSDTIAESSRPLIGVLLGGASNSHRGDPETFAKIGKTLADMLRQSGGSAWITSSRRTPEAALNALKESLVGSRYRLWDGSKSKGQGDNPYFAILSAADYIVVTSDSVSMVTEACATGRPVYVADLPGGTKRFRRFHQDMREEGATRPFSGRLDAPWAYDPVNDTPAVAAEVRRLLERRDGSSELI; encoded by the coding sequence ATGTCCATTGTCGATGATGGTCGTTCGCGCTGCTGGGTGATTACCACGGGCGAGGCCGGCATGAAGAGTCAGGCGCTTGGACTGGCTTCGGCAATAGGTATCGATTACGAACACAAGTTGGCGATGATACCCGCACCCTGGAAGTGGCTTCCGGGCTATGCGACCCTTGGCGTCCTTAGCCGTGCCCGCCTTGACGGCGTACGCCCGGCACCGCCGTGGCCGGATCTGCTCATAACCTGCGGCGGAAGGCCCGCCATACTCTCGGTGGCAATCAAGCGGGCGAGCCGCGGTCGGACGCTGACAGTACATGTCCAGGACCCGCGGATATCACCGCGGTATTTCGATCTGGTCGTCCCCCCCAAACATGACAGGCTTTCCGGGCAGAACGTTTTGTCCACCCGTGGCGCTGTCCATCTGGTGACATCGGAACGGTTGGCCGCGGCTCGGACAGCGTTTTCCGATACGATTGCCGAGTCTTCCCGCCCTTTGATCGGCGTGCTGCTCGGTGGGGCCAGCAACAGCCATCGCGGAGATCCAGAGACGTTTGCCAAAATCGGCAAGACTCTTGCCGATATGCTGCGGCAATCTGGCGGAAGCGCCTGGATAACGTCATCCCGCCGGACACCGGAGGCAGCTCTGAATGCACTGAAAGAAAGTCTGGTCGGGTCTCGATACCGGCTGTGGGACGGATCAAAGAGCAAAGGGCAGGGCGACAATCCCTATTTTGCCATCCTCAGCGCTGCCGACTACATCGTCGTGACGTCCGACAGTGTTTCGATGGTGACGGAAGCCTGCGCTACCGGCCGTCCGGTCTATGTCGCAGATCTGCCAGGCGGCACCAAACGCTTTCGGCGATTTCACCAGGATATGCGCGAAGAGGGGGCGACGCGGCCGTTTTCAGGCCGCCTCGATGCGCCCTGGGCATACGACCCGGTCAACGATACACCAGCGGTCGCGGCCGAAGTGCGCCGACTACTCGAACGGCGTGATGGAAGTTCCGAATTGATCTAA
- the mscL gene encoding large conductance mechanosensitive channel protein MscL translates to MLNEFKAFIARGNVIDLAVGLVLGAAFTTIVNSLVNDILMPPIGLLMGGMDFSNIFITLSGGSFETLVQAQEAGAATMNIGLFINAVVQFLIVGAALFVVIKQINRLRTREKESTAPPPPPTRQEELLEQIRDLLARKPGDTPTDTSLGKPGE, encoded by the coding sequence ATGTTGAACGAATTCAAGGCGTTCATAGCGAGAGGGAATGTAATCGATCTGGCGGTCGGGCTGGTTTTGGGGGCGGCTTTTACAACGATCGTAAATTCTTTGGTCAATGACATCCTGATGCCGCCGATCGGTTTGCTAATGGGCGGAATGGATTTTTCCAACATCTTCATTACGCTCTCCGGCGGCTCCTTCGAGACGCTCGTACAAGCCCAGGAGGCCGGCGCCGCGACGATGAATATCGGGCTATTCATCAATGCCGTCGTTCAGTTTCTGATCGTTGGTGCGGCGCTGTTCGTCGTCATCAAGCAGATCAATCGGCTGCGGACTCGCGAGAAGGAGTCCACCGCGCCACCGCCGCCACCAACACGGCAGGAAGAACTTCTGGAACAAATTCGTGACCTGCTGGCCAGGAAGCCCGGAGATACTCCTACAGATACGTCTTTGGGCAAACCCGGGGAATAA
- the thiL gene encoding thiamine-phosphate kinase — MSIHDPEGGEASAPVGEFARIDRFLKPLAARVEGALGLDDDAAVLSPPPGKKLVVTTDTMVEGVHWLPVQSPSTVARKLLRVNLSDLAAMGAEPWVYTLNTALGSETGSGWLEQFAQGLSVDQDHFGIGLAGGDSVSTSGPAVVTITAFGLLPADADGLRRSSATVGDSVFVTGTLGDAYLGLRVMKGEMDKCPDDVRAQLSARFELPTPRLDIGKRLVEVTPPGACLDVSDGLVGDAAHIARSSGVGIDIFLSSIPISSHAAKAIEMGGVAMAELASGGDDYELLFTARDEVAVDRLLGNAATPITKIGTVVSGNAVRLLDASGREIESQGSWTHF; from the coding sequence ATGTCCATTCATGATCCGGAAGGCGGCGAGGCCAGCGCGCCCGTCGGTGAATTCGCGCGCATAGATCGTTTCTTGAAGCCGTTGGCCGCCAGGGTCGAAGGGGCCCTGGGGTTAGACGATGATGCGGCCGTACTGTCTCCGCCACCGGGAAAGAAGCTGGTCGTAACGACCGATACAATGGTCGAAGGGGTGCATTGGCTGCCCGTGCAATCGCCGTCCACCGTCGCCCGCAAGCTGCTGCGGGTCAATCTTTCGGATCTCGCCGCAATGGGGGCGGAACCCTGGGTCTATACGCTCAACACCGCTCTCGGATCCGAAACCGGTAGCGGGTGGCTCGAACAGTTTGCCCAGGGCCTGTCGGTCGACCAGGATCACTTCGGAATCGGTCTGGCTGGCGGCGACTCGGTTTCGACGTCGGGGCCGGCCGTGGTGACGATCACGGCTTTCGGCTTGCTGCCGGCCGATGCTGACGGGCTCCGGCGCTCCAGTGCTACGGTCGGCGATAGCGTCTTTGTCACCGGCACGCTCGGCGATGCATATCTTGGCCTCAGAGTCATGAAGGGTGAGATGGACAAATGTCCGGATGATGTCCGGGCTCAGTTGTCTGCCCGATTCGAACTTCCGACTCCGCGTCTAGACATTGGAAAGCGCTTGGTTGAAGTCACTCCGCCCGGCGCTTGCCTCGACGTTTCCGATGGTCTGGTGGGTGACGCCGCCCATATCGCCCGCAGTTCGGGTGTCGGTATCGATATTTTTCTTTCTTCGATCCCCATTTCCTCGCATGCGGCAAAGGCCATTGAAATGGGCGGTGTCGCGATGGCGGAACTGGCATCGGGCGGCGATGATTACGAACTCCTGTTTACGGCGCGCGATGAGGTGGCGGTCGACCGCCTGCTCGGAAATGCGGCTACCCCGATCACGAAGATTGGAACCGTCGTTTCCGGTAACGCCGTTCGTCTTCTTGACGCAAGCGGCCGCGAAATCGAAAGCCAGGGCAGCTGGACCCATTTCTAG
- the ribH gene encoding 6,7-dimethyl-8-ribityllumazine synthase → MTATSTTILIVEGRFYTDIADALMAGATTVLDHSGATYERIAVPGALEIPAAIAFAHDAARQGRLLPGFDGFVALGCVIRGETTHYDYVCGESARGLQDLAVREKLAVANGILTCEDHAQAWTRASVDQKNKGGAVARACLDMIALRRHFGL, encoded by the coding sequence ATGACCGCTACCAGCACCACGATCCTGATCGTGGAGGGCCGATTCTACACGGACATTGCCGACGCCCTGATGGCCGGTGCAACAACCGTTCTCGACCATTCCGGCGCCACATATGAACGTATAGCCGTTCCAGGCGCACTGGAAATACCGGCGGCAATCGCTTTCGCTCACGATGCTGCCAGGCAGGGCCGCTTGCTGCCCGGCTTCGATGGGTTTGTCGCCCTTGGGTGCGTCATTCGCGGTGAAACCACGCACTATGATTATGTCTGCGGCGAGAGCGCACGCGGACTTCAGGATCTCGCGGTCCGGGAAAAACTGGCTGTCGCAAATGGCATACTCACCTGCGAAGACCATGCGCAGGCCTGGACACGAGCCTCGGTCGATCAAAAGAACAAGGGTGGAGCCGTGGCTCGGGCTTGCCTTGATATGATTGCGTTGCGTCGGCATTTCGGTTTATGA
- a CDS encoding outer membrane protein assembly factor BamE: protein MALRSFVKFPAVAATALVLLSCSPIVETRGNMIDDRRLNQINVGQTTRDDAAFILGTPSATAPFQEDEAWFYIGQVAETRAFFEPQIVERQVVALTFDQQGFVSAVERLNLEDGENVDLVNRETPTRGREMSIMEQLLGNLGQRLGQSMD, encoded by the coding sequence ATGGCGCTCAGAAGTTTTGTTAAGTTCCCTGCCGTGGCAGCCACGGCGCTCGTATTGCTCTCCTGCAGCCCGATCGTCGAAACGCGCGGTAACATGATCGACGACCGCCGCCTCAACCAGATCAATGTGGGGCAGACGACGCGCGACGATGCTGCATTCATCCTCGGCACGCCATCGGCCACAGCCCCATTTCAGGAGGATGAGGCCTGGTTCTATATCGGTCAGGTAGCGGAAACGCGGGCCTTCTTCGAGCCGCAGATCGTTGAACGGCAGGTGGTAGCGCTCACTTTCGACCAGCAGGGATTCGTTTCAGCGGTCGAGCGGCTCAACCTTGAGGATGGTGAGAACGTCGATCTCGTCAATCGGGAGACTCCGACGCGTGGTCGGGAAATGTCGATAATGGAACAGCTCTTGGGCAATCTGGGACAGCGCCTCGGCCAGAGTATGGACTAG
- a CDS encoding MerR family transcriptional regulator, which produces MSADGAATGRADAGRSARKSPTAYRTISEVSDELEIPQHVLRFWETKFSQVKPLKRGGGRRYYRPEDITLLRRIQVLLYKEGYTIKGVQKLLREGRAAERARAVMTDEAGSSSIPEERIQDPTPEEVRTPGSSLSESEKGDGDSVHGSATGHDVGAAQVSGDAEESPVGPPEGPAKDKPGHQGPDAGESADVTAEAPGEGFGATADADSSEDPGKDTGIEGEEDADAAVHGDQTSEDLPGPVRRELEAVLAVMQDLRERLTSDKPITESEERMIDGGGHDGN; this is translated from the coding sequence GTGTCAGCCGATGGCGCCGCAACAGGGCGGGCAGACGCCGGCCGGTCTGCACGAAAATCGCCGACCGCGTATCGGACGATCAGCGAAGTCTCGGATGAGCTTGAAATTCCTCAACATGTGTTGCGATTCTGGGAGACGAAGTTTTCCCAGGTCAAGCCCCTGAAACGCGGGGGTGGCCGGCGCTATTATCGGCCGGAAGACATCACGCTGCTTCGCCGCATTCAGGTCCTCCTTTACAAAGAAGGCTATACGATCAAGGGCGTCCAGAAGCTTCTTCGTGAAGGACGGGCGGCTGAACGGGCTCGTGCCGTCATGACCGATGAAGCCGGGTCGTCATCAATTCCGGAAGAGCGTATTCAGGATCCGACGCCCGAGGAAGTTCGGACGCCGGGAAGTTCACTATCCGAATCAGAGAAGGGTGACGGTGACAGCGTGCACGGCAGTGCCACCGGGCACGACGTTGGCGCAGCTCAGGTTTCCGGTGATGCCGAAGAGTCACCAGTCGGACCGCCTGAAGGCCCGGCCAAAGACAAACCGGGGCATCAGGGGCCTGATGCCGGTGAGTCAGCAGATGTCACTGCTGAGGCTCCAGGTGAGGGCTTCGGAGCCACGGCCGACGCCGACTCCTCTGAAGATCCAGGCAAAGATACGGGCATCGAAGGCGAGGAAGATGCCGATGCGGCGGTCCATGGGGATCAAACCAGCGAAGATCTGCCTGGGCCCGTTCGAAGGGAGTTGGAGGCCGTGCTGGCTGTCATGCAGGATCTGCGGGAACGATTGACCTCCGACAAGCCGATCACAGAATCCGAAGAAAGAATGATCGACGGGGGCGGGCACGACGGAAATTGA
- a CDS encoding DUF177 domain-containing protein, producing the protein MTEPNAGMPEFSRPLRVDRLPTDAVERSISAKDGECQSLARRLGLEAIHALSADLTVKLSLATGIVRVRGRFEARVSQYCVVSLESFESSVSEDIDLSLAAVPADIHVDIVDIDPLSDEDPEPLDGNILDIGEIVAQHLSLALDPHPRKPGVEPPETTSMVDRNAEDDDEKPNPFAALARLKDRQH; encoded by the coding sequence ATGACCGAGCCAAATGCCGGTATGCCGGAATTCAGCCGTCCACTTCGCGTCGACCGTCTGCCGACAGATGCTGTCGAGCGATCGATCTCTGCAAAGGATGGGGAATGCCAATCGCTGGCCAGGCGGCTGGGCCTGGAGGCGATCCATGCTCTGTCGGCCGATCTGACGGTAAAGTTATCGCTGGCGACGGGGATCGTCCGGGTTCGCGGCCGGTTCGAGGCGCGCGTAAGCCAATACTGCGTCGTAAGCCTTGAGTCGTTCGAAAGCAGCGTATCTGAAGATATCGATCTGTCGCTTGCGGCCGTTCCCGCTGACATCCATGTCGATATTGTGGACATCGACCCGCTGTCAGACGAAGATCCGGAGCCACTGGACGGAAACATTCTGGATATCGGAGAAATCGTTGCCCAGCATCTGTCACTGGCGCTGGACCCTCATCCCAGAAAGCCAGGGGTAGAGCCTCCCGAGACGACAAGCATGGTTGATCGGAATGCCGAGGATGACGACGAGAAGCCAAATCCGTTCGCGGCGCTCGCCCGCTTGAAAGATCGGCAGCACTGA